Proteins encoded by one window of Bacillus sp. DTU_2020_1000418_1_SI_GHA_SEK_038:
- a CDS encoding amidohydrolase family protein, translated as MKIIDAHIHFSDILSFHQTAREQSFVDYSYNGYIEEFNKANVVLSIAMGVTETPEMGFPDYHAQTPMGLDLARSLPNQIVYCPGINPYDLNKEAILRLESEIQKPSVVGMKIYLGYYPFYADDEVYKPVYRLAEKYSLPIVFHTGDTYSERGLLKYAHPLTIDEVAVMHRNVTFMMAHFGDPWTLTGAEIIYKNPNVYADLSGLLVGPEEELISKSEGRFLDHLRHALTFSDSYHKLLFGTDWPLVPVGPYIEFIKKLIPEEHHEDVFYNTAIKVFPKIKPFLLQSSLAQKV; from the coding sequence ATGAAAATTATTGATGCACATATTCACTTTTCAGATATTTTATCTTTTCATCAAACAGCAAGAGAGCAATCTTTTGTTGATTACTCATATAATGGCTATATAGAAGAATTTAATAAAGCTAATGTCGTTCTTAGTATTGCGATGGGGGTTACGGAAACGCCTGAAATGGGTTTTCCTGATTATCACGCGCAGACGCCAATGGGACTTGATCTAGCAAGGTCTCTTCCTAATCAAATCGTCTATTGTCCAGGAATTAACCCATATGATCTCAATAAAGAGGCCATATTAAGACTTGAGTCAGAGATTCAGAAGCCAAGTGTTGTTGGGATGAAAATTTATTTAGGCTACTATCCTTTTTATGCGGATGATGAAGTGTATAAGCCTGTTTATCGTTTGGCAGAAAAATATAGTCTGCCAATTGTATTTCATACTGGCGACACTTATTCGGAAAGAGGACTATTAAAGTATGCCCATCCTTTAACGATTGATGAAGTTGCTGTAATGCATCGCAATGTTACGTTTATGATGGCTCATTTTGGTGATCCTTGGACATTAACAGGGGCAGAGATCATTTATAAAAATCCAAATGTTTATGCCGATTTATCTGGTCTCCTTGTTGGTCCAGAAGAGGAACTTATAAGCAAAAGTGAAGGCAGGTTTTTAGATCATTTAAGACATGCGCTTACTTTTTCCGATTCCTATCATAAATTGCTGTTTGGGACAGATTGGCCGCTCGTTCCCGTTGGACCATATATTGAATTTATAAAAAAACTGATCCCGGAAGAGCATCATGAGGACGTGTTTTATAATACAGCAATAAAGGTTTTTCCAAAAATCAAACCATTTTTGCTGCAATCAAGTTTAGCTCAGAAGGTCTGA
- a CDS encoding formate--tetrahydrofolate ligase produces MNVKPIVKSDIEIAQQSPMKPITEIAEKIGLQEDDLELFGKHKAKLSTAALKKLETKQSGKIILVTSINPTPAGEGKSTVTVGLGDAFTKIGKKAIIAMREPSLGPTMGVKGGATGGGYSQVLPMEDINLHFTGDLHAITTANNALAAFIDNHLQQGNQLGIDPRRIVWKRTLDMNDRALRKVVIGLGGPVQGVPREDGFDITVASEIMAVLCLSTDLKNLKDRLARMVIAYNYDKQPVTVADLGVQGALTMLLKEAVKPNLVQTIEHTPAFIHGGPFANIAHGCNSVIATKAASKLADFVVTEGGFGADLGAEKFLHIKSRSAGIKPEAVVIVATIRALKMHGGVPKTELGKENVQALTKGFANLKKHIETIESFGLPFVVAVNKFITDTEDEVKALMDLCSQSSIPVSLTEVWEKGGEGGVDLANKLLEVIEKQENNFEPLYDLSDTLENKILTIAQKVYGAEKVEFSSKAKKQLQDFESFGWGSLPICMAKTQYSLSDDPAKLGRPTGFSITIRELKPSVGAGFIVALTGDVMTMPGLPKLPAALKMDVDENGNAMGLF; encoded by the coding sequence ATGAATGTTAAACCAATTGTAAAGTCAGACATTGAAATCGCTCAACAATCACCAATGAAGCCAATCACAGAAATTGCGGAAAAAATCGGTCTTCAAGAAGATGACCTGGAGCTTTTTGGAAAACACAAAGCGAAATTATCAACAGCCGCATTAAAAAAGCTTGAAACAAAACAAAGTGGAAAAATCATTCTTGTTACTTCTATAAATCCTACTCCTGCTGGAGAAGGGAAATCAACTGTAACCGTTGGCTTAGGGGATGCCTTTACTAAAATTGGCAAAAAAGCAATCATTGCGATGCGTGAACCTTCACTTGGTCCGACAATGGGTGTAAAGGGCGGTGCAACAGGAGGAGGTTACTCCCAAGTTCTGCCGATGGAAGATATTAACCTGCATTTCACTGGTGATCTTCACGCCATTACGACTGCTAATAACGCTCTTGCAGCATTCATTGATAATCATCTTCAGCAAGGTAATCAGCTTGGCATTGACCCGCGAAGAATTGTTTGGAAACGGACTCTTGATATGAATGACCGGGCTCTAAGAAAAGTGGTAATCGGATTAGGAGGTCCTGTTCAAGGTGTTCCTCGTGAAGATGGCTTTGATATCACAGTAGCATCAGAAATCATGGCTGTACTATGTCTTTCTACTGATTTGAAAAATTTGAAAGATAGACTTGCGCGTATGGTCATTGCCTATAATTACGATAAGCAGCCTGTAACAGTAGCTGACCTCGGTGTTCAAGGGGCATTAACAATGCTGCTGAAAGAAGCAGTTAAGCCAAATCTTGTTCAGACAATTGAGCATACACCTGCCTTTATTCATGGAGGCCCATTTGCTAATATTGCACATGGCTGTAATAGTGTAATCGCAACAAAAGCTGCTTCAAAACTTGCTGATTTTGTCGTTACGGAGGGTGGATTTGGCGCTGATCTAGGTGCTGAGAAATTCCTGCACATTAAATCTAGGAGTGCCGGAATTAAACCAGAAGCAGTTGTTATTGTAGCGACGATTAGAGCATTAAAAATGCATGGCGGCGTTCCAAAAACTGAGCTAGGAAAAGAAAATGTACAAGCCCTTACAAAAGGCTTTGCGAATCTAAAGAAGCATATCGAAACAATTGAAAGCTTTGGTCTGCCATTTGTTGTAGCGGTTAATAAATTTATTACAGATACTGAGGATGAAGTAAAGGCGTTAATGGATCTTTGCAGTCAGTCTAGTATTCCTGTATCATTAACTGAAGTTTGGGAAAAAGGCGGAGAAGGCGGCGTAGACCTTGCAAACAAGCTTCTTGAAGTTATTGAAAAGCAAGAAAACAACTTCGAGCCTTTATATGATCTTTCAGACACACTAGAAAATAAAATCCTTACAATTGCACAAAAGGTTTATGGTGCTGAAAAGGTTGAATTCTCATCAAAAGCGAAGAAGCAGCTTCAAGATTTCGAAAGCTTTGGATGGGGCAGCTTGCCAATCTGTATGGCTAAAACTCAGTATTCCCTTTCAGATGATCCTGCCAAGCTTGGCCGTCCAACTGGCTTCTCCATTACGATTAGAGAACTAAAGCCATCTGTTGGTGCTGGATTCATTGTTGCACTTACAGGAGATGTGATGACAATGCCAGGATTGCCTAAATTGCCAGCGGCGCTCAAAATGGACGTAGATGAAAATGGCAATGCAATGGGATTATTTTAA
- the metA gene encoding homoserine O-acetyltransferase/O-succinyltransferase family protein yields MPIKIPQLLPAREILEQENIFVMDDDRALMQDIRPLNILILNLMPEKEKTETQLLRLLGNTPLQVNISFLRTATHESKNTSPLHLEQFYTTFSDIKHRKFDGMIITGAPIELLPFEKVDYWEELSAIMDWTKSHVTSTLHICWGAQAALFHHFGIKKYELAGKCSGVYTHQVLDRSEKLLRGFDDAFLAPHSRYTDIFIEELEKHPTLKLLSTSEEAGPFILSANNGKQIMITGHLEYEADTLAEEYRRDVQKGLDIQIPLHYFPNDDPSKQPLNRWRSHAHLLFSNWLNYYVYQETPYEWD; encoded by the coding sequence TTGCCTATTAAGATTCCACAGCTTCTGCCGGCAAGAGAAATTTTAGAACAAGAAAATATATTCGTTATGGATGATGATCGTGCACTGATGCAGGATATTCGACCTTTAAATATACTTATTTTAAATTTAATGCCTGAAAAAGAAAAAACAGAAACACAGCTATTAAGGCTTTTAGGGAATACACCACTACAAGTCAATATTTCTTTTCTGAGGACAGCTACACATGAATCAAAGAACACAAGCCCATTGCATCTCGAGCAGTTTTATACTACCTTTTCTGACATCAAGCACCGCAAATTTGATGGCATGATTATAACAGGAGCTCCTATTGAATTGCTCCCATTTGAAAAAGTAGATTATTGGGAGGAGCTATCTGCAATTATGGATTGGACGAAGAGCCATGTAACCTCCACCTTACATATTTGCTGGGGTGCCCAAGCCGCATTGTTCCACCATTTCGGCATAAAAAAATACGAGCTAGCAGGAAAATGCTCTGGTGTCTACACCCATCAAGTCCTTGATCGTTCGGAAAAATTACTTAGGGGATTTGACGATGCCTTTCTAGCTCCACATTCCAGATATACTGATATATTCATAGAAGAGCTGGAAAAACATCCAACATTAAAGTTACTTTCTACGTCTGAAGAAGCTGGTCCATTTATTTTGAGTGCAAATAATGGGAAACAAATTATGATAACAGGACATTTAGAGTATGAAGCGGATACATTAGCTGAAGAATATCGAAGAGATGTTCAAAAGGGATTGGATATTCAAATTCCTTTGCATTATTTTCCAAATGATGACCCATCGAAGCAGCCATTAAACAGATGGCGCTCCCATGCACATTTATTATTTTCTAATTGGCTAAATTATTATGTATACCAAGAAACTCCTTATGAGTGGGATTAA
- a CDS encoding AIM24 family protein, which produces MSRYSIHDFVQSTQQQDKGEGLFELETPRILEINLTNQIWAKTGAMISYRGNIKFEREGILEHGLGKLFKKALTGEGTSLMKATGNGKLYLADQGKKISILHLQGDSIYVNGNDLLAFEPSISWDIKLMRRVAGMLSGGLFNVRLEGKGMVAITSHYEPLTLLVTPDNPVYTDPNATVAWSGTLQPEFVTDISFKTLLGRGSGESIQMKFSGNGFVVVQPFEEVYYSQQS; this is translated from the coding sequence TTGAGCCGTTATTCAATTCATGATTTTGTACAGTCGACTCAGCAGCAGGATAAAGGGGAAGGTTTATTTGAGCTTGAAACGCCTAGAATATTAGAAATTAATTTAACTAATCAAATATGGGCAAAGACTGGGGCTATGATATCATACCGCGGCAATATTAAGTTTGAGCGTGAGGGTATTCTTGAACATGGGCTTGGGAAACTGTTTAAAAAAGCATTAACTGGTGAAGGCACTTCTTTAATGAAAGCGACTGGGAATGGAAAATTGTATTTAGCCGACCAAGGGAAAAAGATCTCCATCCTACATTTACAGGGGGATTCAATTTATGTGAATGGCAATGATTTACTTGCGTTCGAGCCTTCAATCAGCTGGGATATTAAATTAATGAGACGAGTGGCTGGAATGCTTTCAGGCGGGCTTTTCAATGTTCGTCTAGAAGGGAAGGGCATGGTTGCGATAACTTCACATTATGAGCCATTAACCTTGCTCGTTACTCCCGATAATCCTGTTTATACAGATCCAAATGCAACTGTTGCTTGGTCAGGGACCTTGCAGCCTGAGTTTGTAACTGATATTTCTTTCAAAACCCTCCTGGGAAGAGGAAGTGGAGAATCCATTCAAATGAAATTTTCTGGAAATGGATTTGTTGTAGTTCAGCCTTTTGAGGAAGTGTATTATTCGCAGCAATCATAA